Proteins co-encoded in one Desulfoplanes formicivorans genomic window:
- a CDS encoding NADH-quinone oxidoreductase subunit N: protein MTNSPMISFIVTLGPELFLLLFIAALFLVSICRRETEKTEWIAWTSLVGVLIAFAGLGSQGMFFADAYRVDGLSQFFKLAIAVGFCITVFNGKKLPGVEPFKRTDYYLMLALSTWGLMLLASAVELMTMFIALEISSYSLYSLISLRKGDKPAAEAAIKYILFGAAATAISLFGLSFILACAHTSYLGELTGKISMDCPIAMIGTTMFLISFFYKLALFPFHFWCPDVYTGATNETAAFVATLPKLGAVVALIRITNLVLPGVAMTDVLAILAALSMTYGNLAALAQKDVKRILGYSGVAHAGYVLMGLVAGTASGLAAAAFYGLAYVFMNLTCFWVIARISPTGENLELEDLSGMYKYAPAYALALAVGAFALVGMPPTMGFTGKLFLFTSLWGHGYDWLVILGAINTAFSIFYYLNLVRYAYTREAQSPRTIDLSPGARLTALGLAGIVLVLGCIPSSVYQTALAATRSIWGV from the coding sequence ATGACCAACTCCCCCATGATTTCCTTCATTGTCACCCTCGGCCCCGAGCTTTTTCTGCTTCTGTTCATTGCCGCCCTGTTTCTGGTTTCAATATGCAGACGTGAAACCGAAAAAACCGAATGGATCGCATGGACCTCTCTGGTGGGCGTTCTCATCGCTTTTGCCGGATTGGGTAGTCAGGGCATGTTTTTCGCCGATGCCTACCGGGTTGACGGATTGTCGCAGTTTTTCAAGCTGGCCATTGCCGTGGGCTTCTGCATCACGGTGTTCAACGGCAAGAAACTTCCCGGAGTGGAACCCTTCAAGCGTACGGATTACTACCTCATGCTCGCCCTGAGCACCTGGGGGCTCATGCTCCTTGCCAGTGCGGTGGAGCTGATGACCATGTTCATCGCCCTGGAAATTTCCTCCTACAGCCTGTATTCGCTCATTTCCCTGCGCAAGGGGGACAAGCCGGCGGCCGAGGCAGCCATCAAGTATATCCTGTTTGGAGCGGCAGCCACAGCCATTTCCCTGTTCGGCCTTTCCTTTATTCTGGCCTGCGCCCACACCTCGTATCTGGGCGAGCTGACCGGCAAGATCTCCATGGATTGTCCCATCGCCATGATCGGAACGACCATGTTTCTGATATCCTTTTTTTACAAGCTGGCCCTGTTTCCCTTTCATTTCTGGTGTCCTGACGTGTACACGGGAGCCACCAACGAGACAGCCGCGTTTGTGGCCACGCTGCCCAAACTCGGCGCTGTTGTGGCCCTGATCCGGATCACCAATCTGGTTTTGCCGGGTGTTGCCATGACCGACGTCCTGGCCATCCTGGCCGCCCTGTCTATGACCTATGGCAACCTGGCCGCTCTGGCCCAGAAGGACGTCAAGCGCATCCTGGGGTATTCCGGTGTGGCCCATGCCGGGTACGTGCTCATGGGACTTGTGGCCGGAACAGCCAGCGGACTTGCTGCAGCCGCTTTTTACGGATTGGCCTACGTCTTCATGAACCTGACCTGCTTCTGGGTTATTGCCCGGATCTCCCCCACCGGTGAAAATCTGGAACTGGAGGATCTGTCCGGCATGTACAAGTACGCGCCAGCCTATGCCCTGGCCCTGGCTGTCGGGGCCTTTGCCCTGGTGGGCATGCCCCCGACCATGGGATTTACGGGCAAGCTCTTTCTGTTCACCTCCCTGTGGGGTCATGGGTACGATTGGCTGGTCATTCTCGGGGCCATTAACACGGCCTTTTCCATCTTTTATTACCTCAATCTGGTCAGGTACGCCTACACCCGTGAGGCACAGTCTCCACGGACCATTGACCTTTCCCCCGGAGCCAGGCTCACTGCCTTGGGACTGGCAGGAATCGTTCTGGTTCTCGGGTGTATCCCCTCAAGCGTGTACCAGACCGCTTTGGCCGCCACCCGTTCCATATGGGGGGTCTAG
- a CDS encoding complex I subunit 4 family protein: MTLTSLIVFPLAVSFLLAWLRNDRTIRLVTLAAGFVEMALAFPLIGFDIHATGFQFVEQVPWVPQWGLSYYLGIDGISLLMILLTILLLPLCVLCSWNYIGKRVKEFHICMLLMIAVCIGVFAALDMVLFYVFWEAMLVPMFLIIAVWGGPRRKYASIKFIVYTLAASTLLLVAIIAFYFQTGTFAIPVIMESEFSFRFQFWAFLALALAFAVKVPMFPFHTWLPAAHVEAPTAGSVLLASVLLKMGTYGFLRFCLPMTPDASVYFAPLMIAISIASIIYGGLVALGQKDMKKLIAYSSVAHMGFVTLGIFVFTTRGIEGAVFQMLNHGITTGALFMLVGAIYERTHSREIADNLGLAKYLPAYIGFFGLFSMSSLGFPGTNSFVGEALVLIGAFQNNVIVGALAIPGAMLAAAYMLRLLQKLAWGAPSAGKELPDLDRREWAYILPLAVLVLYLGLAPTLTRLTIDASIPKTIKRVQTVLQDKRPDLVTHMSVSIPMSRQGVQ, encoded by the coding sequence ATGACCCTCACGAGTCTTATCGTCTTTCCCCTTGCGGTTTCGTTTCTTCTGGCCTGGTTGCGTAACGACCGGACGATCCGGCTGGTCACCCTGGCAGCCGGTTTCGTGGAAATGGCCCTGGCCTTTCCGCTCATCGGGTTCGACATCCACGCCACGGGTTTCCAGTTCGTGGAGCAGGTTCCCTGGGTTCCCCAATGGGGGCTTTCCTATTACCTGGGCATTGATGGAATCAGTCTGCTCATGATCCTGCTGACCATTCTGCTTCTGCCCCTGTGTGTGCTCTGCTCGTGGAACTACATTGGCAAACGGGTCAAGGAATTCCACATCTGCATGTTGCTAATGATCGCGGTGTGCATCGGGGTTTTTGCCGCCCTGGACATGGTTCTGTTCTATGTTTTCTGGGAAGCCATGCTCGTGCCCATGTTCCTGATCATTGCCGTATGGGGCGGCCCCAGGCGCAAATACGCTTCCATCAAGTTCATCGTGTACACCCTGGCCGCAAGCACCCTGCTTCTGGTGGCCATCATTGCCTTTTATTTCCAGACCGGAACCTTTGCCATTCCTGTCATCATGGAAAGCGAATTTTCCTTCAGGTTCCAGTTCTGGGCCTTTTTGGCCCTGGCCCTGGCCTTTGCGGTCAAGGTGCCCATGTTTCCCTTTCACACATGGCTTCCGGCCGCCCATGTGGAGGCGCCCACTGCCGGTAGTGTATTGCTGGCATCTGTTCTTCTGAAGATGGGCACCTATGGGTTCTTGCGCTTCTGCCTGCCCATGACTCCTGATGCTTCCGTGTATTTTGCTCCGCTGATGATCGCCATTTCCATTGCTTCCATCATTTATGGCGGTCTGGTTGCTCTGGGGCAGAAGGACATGAAAAAGCTCATTGCCTATTCTTCGGTGGCTCACATGGGGTTTGTCACCCTGGGAATCTTTGTTTTCACCACCCGGGGGATTGAAGGCGCGGTCTTTCAGATGCTGAACCATGGTATCACCACGGGCGCCCTGTTCATGCTCGTGGGGGCCATTTATGAACGAACTCACAGTCGGGAGATTGCCGATAACCTTGGTCTGGCCAAATATCTTCCCGCGTATATCGGCTTTTTCGGATTGTTTTCCATGTCATCTCTGGGTTTTCCCGGAACCAACAGCTTTGTGGGCGAGGCTCTGGTGCTGATCGGAGCCTTCCAAAACAACGTCATTGTCGGTGCTCTGGCCATTCCCGGAGCCATGCTCGCAGCAGCCTACATGCTCAGATTGCTGCAGAAGCTCGCCTGGGGTGCTCCTTCCGCAGGTAAGGAATTGCCTGATCTGGACCGTCGCGAGTGGGCCTATATCCTGCCCCTGGCTGTGCTGGTCCTGTATCTTGGTCTGGCCCCTACCCTGACAAGGCTGACCATTGACGCGTCCATTCCCAAAACCATCAAGCGGGTGCAGACCGTGTTGCAGGATAAGCGACCCGATCTGGTTACCCACATGTCCGTCTCCATCCCGATGTCCCGCCAAGGAGTGCAGTAA